One Lemur catta isolate mLemCat1 chromosome 15, mLemCat1.pri, whole genome shotgun sequence genomic window carries:
- the LOC123650580 gene encoding multidrug and toxin extrusion protein 1-like isoform X2, producing the protein MEAPREPAPRPGGPEATPERRGPRCLPLSDLLEELRALLVLAGPAFLAQLMVFLISFISSVFCGHLGKLELDAVTLAIAVINITGVSVGFGLSSACDTLISQTYGSRNLKHVGVILQRGALILLLCCFPCWALFLNTEHILLLFRQDPDVSRLTQTYVTIFIPALPATFLYTLQVKYLLNQGIVLPQILAGAAANLVNALANYVFLHQLHLGVIGSALANMISQFTLALLLFLYILGKKLHQATWGGWSLECLQDWASFLHLAVPSMLMLCIEWWAYEVGSFLSGILGMVELGAQSIVYELAIIVYMIPSGFSVAASVRVGNALGAGNIHQAKTSTAVALLITALFAVIFCVLLLGCKDLVGYIFTTDRDIIDLVAQVVPIYAVSHLFEALACTCGGILRGSGNQKIGAIVNAIGYYVVGLPIGIALMFATKLGVIGLWSGIIICVVSQAVCFLGFIVRLNWEKACQQAQVHANLKVNVAQNGSSALSPDALHPGGPEDHEGILMEDVGKKGQTQVDQQAHQEEPLPVHPKDSTKLSWKQLMLWRGLLLLGVILVLLVGIFVRLYVRIQ; encoded by the exons ATGGAGGCTCCCCGCGAGCCCGCGCCCCGGCCCGGAGGCCCAGAGGCCACCCCCGAGCGCCGCGGGCCGCGCTGCCTGCCGCTGTCCGACCTCCTAGAGGAGCTGCGGGCGCTCTTGGTGCTGGCGGGCCCCGCG TTCCTGGCCCAGCTGATGGTGTTCCTGATCAGTTTCATAAGCTCCGTGTTCTGCGGCCACCTGGGCAAGCTGGAACTGGACGCTGTCACCCTGGCAATTGCT GTTATTAACATCACGGGCGTTTCAGTGGGATTTGGCTTATCTTCTGCGTGTGACACCCTCATCTCCCAG ACATACGGGAGCCGGAACCTGAAGCACGTGGGGGTCATCCTGCAGAGGGGCGCGCTCATCCTGCTCCTCTGCTGCTTCCCCTGCTGGGCGCTCTTCCTCAACACCGAGCACATCCTGCTGCTCTTCAGGCAGGACCCCGACGTGTCCAG GCTCACCCAGACCTATGTCACGATCTTCATTCCAGCTCTTCCT GCAACCTTTCTGTATACGTTACAAGTTAAATATTTGCTCAACCAG GGAATCGTGCTGCCCCAGATTTTAGCCGGAGCTGCGGCCAACCTCGTCAACGCCCTCGCCAACTATGTGTTTCTCCATCAGCTGCACCTTGGGGTGAT AGGTTCTGCACTGGCAAATATGATCTCCCAGTTCACCCTGGCTCTATTGCTCTTCCTCTACATCCTTGGGAAAAAACTGCATCAAGCTACGTGGGGAG GGTGGTCCCTTGAGTGCCTGCAGGACTGGGCCTCCTTCCTTCACCTGGCTGTCCCCAGCATGCTCATGCTGTGCATCGAGTGGTGGGCCTATGAGGTCGGGAGCTTCCTGAGCG GTATCCTTGGCATGGTGGAGCTGGGAGCTCAGTCCATCGTGTATGAACTGGCCATCATTGTGTACATG atCCCCTCGGGCTTCAGCGTGGCTGCCAGCGTCCGGGTGGGGAATGCGCTGGGTGCAGGAAACATCCATCAGGCGAAGACGTCCACCGCGGTGGCTCTGCTGATCACAG CGCTGTTTGCTGTCATCTTCTGTGTCCTGCTCTTGGGCTGTAAGGATCTTGTGGGGTACATTTTCACTACCGACCG GGACATCATTGATCTGGTGGCTCAGGTGGTTCCAATTTATGCCGTGTCCCACCTGTTCGAAGCTCTTGCA TGCACGTGCGGTGGCATTCTGAGGGGAAGTGGTAATCAGAAGATTGGAGCCATCGTGAATGCCATCGGCTACTATGTGGTTGGTCTCCCCATTGGGATTGCACTGATGTTTGCGACCAAGCTGGGAGTGATAG GTCTGTGGTCAGGGATCATCATCTGTGTGGTCTCTCAAGCTGTGTGTTTTCTAGGCTTTATTGTTCGGCTAAATTGGGAAAAAGCCTGTCAACAG gcGCAGGTACATGCCAATTTGAAAGTAAATGTGGCTCAGAATGGGAGCTCTGCTCTCTCTCCAGATGCCCTGCACCCAG gGGGCCCTGAAGACCACGAAGGAATTTTAATGGAAGATGTTGGAAAAAAAGGCCAGACTCAGGTGGATCAGCAGGCGCATCAAGAGGAACCTTTGCCGGTGCATCCAAAGGACAGCACTAAGTTGTCCTGGAAACAGCTGATGCTGTGGCGAGGGCTCCTGCTCCTGGGGGTTATTTTAGTCTTGCTGGTGGGGATTTTCGTGAGATTATATGTCAGAATTCAGTGA
- the LOC123650580 gene encoding multidrug and toxin extrusion protein 1-like isoform X1: MEAPREPAPRPGGPEATPERRGPRCLPLSDLLEELRALLVLAGPAFLAQLMVFLISFISSVFCGHLGKLELDAVTLAIAVINITGVSVGFGLSSACDTLISQTYGSRNLKHVGVILQRGALILLLCCFPCWALFLNTEHILLLFRQDPDVSRLTQTYVTIFIPALPATFLYTLQVKYLLNQGIVLPQILAGAAANLVNALANYVFLHQLHLGVIGSALANMISQFTLALLLFLYILGKKLHQATWGGWSLECLQDWASFLHLAVPSMLMLCIEWWAYEVGSFLSGILGMVELGAQSIVYELAIIVYMIPSGFSVAASVRVGNALGAGNIHQAKTSTAVALLITALFAVIFCVLLLGCKDLVGYIFTTDRDIIDLVAQVVPIYAVSHLFEALACTCGGILRGSGNQKIGAIVNAIGYYVVGLPIGIALMFATKLGVIGLWSGIIICVVSQAVCFLGFIVRLNWEKACQQAQVHANLKVNVAQNGSSALSPDALHPGTTELLARSEACPGGPEDHEGILMEDVGKKGQTQVDQQAHQEEPLPVHPKDSTKLSWKQLMLWRGLLLLGVILVLLVGIFVRLYVRIQ; encoded by the exons ATGGAGGCTCCCCGCGAGCCCGCGCCCCGGCCCGGAGGCCCAGAGGCCACCCCCGAGCGCCGCGGGCCGCGCTGCCTGCCGCTGTCCGACCTCCTAGAGGAGCTGCGGGCGCTCTTGGTGCTGGCGGGCCCCGCG TTCCTGGCCCAGCTGATGGTGTTCCTGATCAGTTTCATAAGCTCCGTGTTCTGCGGCCACCTGGGCAAGCTGGAACTGGACGCTGTCACCCTGGCAATTGCT GTTATTAACATCACGGGCGTTTCAGTGGGATTTGGCTTATCTTCTGCGTGTGACACCCTCATCTCCCAG ACATACGGGAGCCGGAACCTGAAGCACGTGGGGGTCATCCTGCAGAGGGGCGCGCTCATCCTGCTCCTCTGCTGCTTCCCCTGCTGGGCGCTCTTCCTCAACACCGAGCACATCCTGCTGCTCTTCAGGCAGGACCCCGACGTGTCCAG GCTCACCCAGACCTATGTCACGATCTTCATTCCAGCTCTTCCT GCAACCTTTCTGTATACGTTACAAGTTAAATATTTGCTCAACCAG GGAATCGTGCTGCCCCAGATTTTAGCCGGAGCTGCGGCCAACCTCGTCAACGCCCTCGCCAACTATGTGTTTCTCCATCAGCTGCACCTTGGGGTGAT AGGTTCTGCACTGGCAAATATGATCTCCCAGTTCACCCTGGCTCTATTGCTCTTCCTCTACATCCTTGGGAAAAAACTGCATCAAGCTACGTGGGGAG GGTGGTCCCTTGAGTGCCTGCAGGACTGGGCCTCCTTCCTTCACCTGGCTGTCCCCAGCATGCTCATGCTGTGCATCGAGTGGTGGGCCTATGAGGTCGGGAGCTTCCTGAGCG GTATCCTTGGCATGGTGGAGCTGGGAGCTCAGTCCATCGTGTATGAACTGGCCATCATTGTGTACATG atCCCCTCGGGCTTCAGCGTGGCTGCCAGCGTCCGGGTGGGGAATGCGCTGGGTGCAGGAAACATCCATCAGGCGAAGACGTCCACCGCGGTGGCTCTGCTGATCACAG CGCTGTTTGCTGTCATCTTCTGTGTCCTGCTCTTGGGCTGTAAGGATCTTGTGGGGTACATTTTCACTACCGACCG GGACATCATTGATCTGGTGGCTCAGGTGGTTCCAATTTATGCCGTGTCCCACCTGTTCGAAGCTCTTGCA TGCACGTGCGGTGGCATTCTGAGGGGAAGTGGTAATCAGAAGATTGGAGCCATCGTGAATGCCATCGGCTACTATGTGGTTGGTCTCCCCATTGGGATTGCACTGATGTTTGCGACCAAGCTGGGAGTGATAG GTCTGTGGTCAGGGATCATCATCTGTGTGGTCTCTCAAGCTGTGTGTTTTCTAGGCTTTATTGTTCGGCTAAATTGGGAAAAAGCCTGTCAACAG gcGCAGGTACATGCCAATTTGAAAGTAAATGTGGCTCAGAATGGGAGCTCTGCTCTCTCTCCAGATGCCCTGCACCCAGGTACGACGGAACTCCTTGCTCGCAGCGAGGCCTGTCCAG gGGGCCCTGAAGACCACGAAGGAATTTTAATGGAAGATGTTGGAAAAAAAGGCCAGACTCAGGTGGATCAGCAGGCGCATCAAGAGGAACCTTTGCCGGTGCATCCAAAGGACAGCACTAAGTTGTCCTGGAAACAGCTGATGCTGTGGCGAGGGCTCCTGCTCCTGGGGGTTATTTTAGTCTTGCTGGTGGGGATTTTCGTGAGATTATATGTCAGAATTCAGTGA